The Meriones unguiculatus strain TT.TT164.6M chromosome 16, Bangor_MerUng_6.1, whole genome shotgun sequence genomic sequence GGCCACACACGTGCAGACGAGTGAGGGGATTTTTCCTCTTCTGAGATCACAGGGATAAAATCAGgtctgtggatgctgggaagttAGGTTTGGGGACCGTGGGAAGCTTCTGATGGGCTGGAGCTGTCCCTTCTCCAGGCATGAAGGTTCGCTTCCACATGCCAGGCTGCGGACAGCACAGTCCCCTCCGCCGCCGGGAGAGACCCGGCACCTTCCACACACAGTACTATTACGAGGCTGGCTGCTGCCCGTACGGTTACTGCAACTCCTGGTCCTCCCCGGCCCCAGGACTGCGCCCGAGTCCCAGACACTGCTGTTGTGCCAGCCCTGAGCCTCTCCCTGGCCCTGGCTGCCCTCCGTGCTCACGGGGGCTCTGAGGGCCCGGACCCTCTCACCCGCCCCTGGAGCTGGGCTTGTCCCTTGCCCACCTGCAACAAATATACCTGTTCCTCAATAGTTCGGGACTTCTAGAATTAGAAGTTCCCCAGGCTAGACCCTGACTCGTTCCCCAGATCGGGCTCTGTCCGAGAGCCTCTTCCTTTGAGCAGCCCAGCAGCCCGCTCTGCTGTCCCCAGACGCCGCAATCCTCCGGTCCCTGTGGTCTCAGGTCTCCTCTGTGTGGCACCGGGATCCAGGCACTGATTTGGCTTCCTTCTCTTCAAGAACCTTAAGCAGGGTTTCCATGTAGGCTGACCTGAGAATGGTTCCCACAGTGTCGTCCTGTACCCTCAGACTGGTTCCCACGTACCGCCATCATGTAGCCTCAGTCTGGCCACGCGCCACCTCCAAGCCTCAGTGCCAGGCTTCAGCAGGAAGGGCAAAGGTGGGCTCTTGTGCAGATTTCCCAGCATGGCAACCTATCTCTCCCCACCATCCTGGTCGGCTGTCTGACCTCATCCCTTCACCTGACTGCGGGGGTGGAGCAGCTGTCACCTTCAAAGCTGGAACACTAAAGCCACGTGCTGTGAAAAGGGACTCAAGCCTGTGACCACCTGTGCTGGTTCCTTTCAAGGGTCCAGGCGCCCCGCAGCGCGAGCTGCAGGCTGCAGGTGTGGGATCTTCAGCATCCTCAAGTAGCCTCAGTCCTCAGCAGACCTTGAactttgttcgtttgttttgtttttcaagactgggctggcctcagactcccagagatccacctgccccgcctctgcctctgagatagattaaagacttgtgccaccgggcctggctgaccttgaattcttgatcctcctgcctctacctttcaaGAGCTGGAATTAAGGTGCGTGCGGCCACACTGTACTGACTGAAAGCTTTTGGCcaagcctggtggcacacacctttaatcccagcggaGGTAGTCAGtctgtgggtctgaggccagcctggtaattCCGGGACGGACAAAGCTGCCAATTTGTCTCAGAACaaataataaactgaaaattttcaGGCCCTCCCAGGTGCTTTGTGCTTTGCTCTGACGTCACCAGCACTTTCAGGTGAGGCAGGCAGGCTCGGGCCTCAGCCCAGTACAAGAGCTCTGCAGAGCAACAGGCGTGCTCCCTCTCCCCCGCCGCCTCGCAAGTCGCCCCGTAGTCCGAGGTGGGTGCACGCACAGGGACAAACGGACACCAGGCTTTGGGGTTTAGTCTGGCCTTGGGTCTCACTCTAGTCTGTGCTGGCctcggtcctcctgcctctgccttctgagaggtGGAGTTGGGCACAAGCCGCCATGCACAGCTGCCTGTGGTAGGGCACGCCACAGTCTTAATGCTGGGAGCCTGAGGAGGGAGGCCAGCAGGGAAGGGGCGTGTGGCGAAACCCACACTCACTCCCAGATTTACCCCGCTCCAACTGGTCGACCTGGGAGCCGGGCTAGGAAGGGGCTCTAGCCCCGGAAGTCAGAGCAAGGCTCCCTGGAGTGACGGTGCTGGAATGTTGgtttcttaaacacacacacagaaatgtgaGAATGCGATTGATTTTGTtttagtcccaggtgtgggatgtgggccGCTCCTCAGCAGCTGGACTGATTTGCCTCCTGCTATTGCAGAGCTGTGATTTTGCCacctgcagatagttt encodes the following:
- the Ly6g5b gene encoding LOW QUALITY PROTEIN: lymphocyte antigen 6 complex locus protein G5b (The sequence of the model RefSeq protein was modified relative to this genomic sequence to represent the inferred CDS: inserted 3 bases in 2 codons) codes for the protein MKVRFHMPGCGQHSPLRRRERPGTFHTQYYYEAGCCPYGYCNSWSSPAPGLRPXVPDTAVVPALSLSLALAALRAHGGSEGPDPLTXPLELGLSLAHLQQIYLFLNSSGLLELEVPQARP